One window of Biomphalaria glabrata chromosome 6, xgBioGlab47.1, whole genome shotgun sequence genomic DNA carries:
- the LOC106069430 gene encoding uncharacterized protein LOC106069430 isoform X3, whose protein sequence is MHILRMALDLKEEIYNVILAAAEMDLSNYGSTFQFECGGGDDEMSEAAEKLVQMGDGLTQKYGKKDCDQLIEDITQCLLAKSENINQWLSAHGAEINPTLDISATSVLSGIYVGFREKLGSYLFSKKEEGKEMQDISLVVSIAKGVCKSLHDSPFNGVSLAATLASNFIAENYQQFLLNQGGLVEAVTASQP, encoded by the exons GATGGCCCTTGATCTTAAAGAAGAGATTTACAATGTCATATTAGCAGCAGCAGAAATGGATTTGTCTAACT atgGCAGTACATTCCAATTTGAATGTGGTGGAGGTGATGATGAAATGTCTGAGGCAGCAGAGAAATTGGTTCAAATGGGAGATGGATTAACACAGAAATATGGAAAAAAAG atTGTGATCAACTTATAGAAGATATCACCCAATGTCTGTTGGCTAAATCTGAAAACATAAATCAGTGGTTAa gtgCGCATGGTGCAGAAATTAATCCAACTCTTGATATCTCTGCA ACATCTGTATTATCTGGAATATATGTTGGATTCAGAGAGAAACTGGGCAGTTATCTGTTTTCTAAGAAAGAAGAGGGCAAAGAGATGCAGGACATTTCTCTGGTGGTCTCCATTGCTAAAGGTGTCTGTAAAAGTCTCCATGACTCCCCTTTTAATGGTGTCAGTTTGGCAGCTACCTTGGCTAGCAACTTCATTGCAGAGAACTATCAACAGTTTCTCCTAAACCAAGGGGGACTG GTGGAAGCTGTGACTGCCAGTCAACCCTAA
- the LOC106069430 gene encoding uncharacterized protein LOC106069430 isoform X2, with protein sequence MRALMALDLKEEIYNVILAAAEMDLSNYGSTFQFECGGGDDEMSEAAEKLVQMGDGLTQKYGKKDCDQLIEDITQCLLAKSENINQWLSAHGAEINPTLDISATSVLSGIYVGFREKLGSYLFSKKEEGKEMQDISLVVSIAKGVCKSLHDSPFNGVSLAATLASNFIAENYQQFLLNQGGLFHQYVDSMTVFHLL encoded by the exons GATGGCCCTTGATCTTAAAGAAGAGATTTACAATGTCATATTAGCAGCAGCAGAAATGGATTTGTCTAACT atgGCAGTACATTCCAATTTGAATGTGGTGGAGGTGATGATGAAATGTCTGAGGCAGCAGAGAAATTGGTTCAAATGGGAGATGGATTAACACAGAAATATGGAAAAAAAG atTGTGATCAACTTATAGAAGATATCACCCAATGTCTGTTGGCTAAATCTGAAAACATAAATCAGTGGTTAa gtgCGCATGGTGCAGAAATTAATCCAACTCTTGATATCTCTGCA ACATCTGTATTATCTGGAATATATGTTGGATTCAGAGAGAAACTGGGCAGTTATCTGTTTTCTAAGAAAGAAGAGGGCAAAGAGATGCAGGACATTTCTCTGGTGGTCTCCATTGCTAAAGGTGTCTGTAAAAGTCTCCATGACTCCCCTTTTAATGGTGTCAGTTTGGCAGCTACCTTGGCTAGCAACTTCATTGCAGAGAACTATCAACAGTTTCTCCTAAACCAAGGGGGACTG tttcatcaatatgtggattccatgacagtttttcatttattataa
- the LOC106069430 gene encoding uncharacterized protein LOC106069430 isoform X1, producing MHILRMALDLKEEIYNVILAAAEMDLSNYGSTFQFECGGGDDEMSEAAEKLVQMGDGLTQKYGKKDCDQLIEDITQCLLAKSENINQWLSAHGAEINPTLDISATSVLSGIYVGFREKLGSYLFSKKEEGKEMQDISLVVSIAKGVCKSLHDSPFNGVSLAATLASNFIAENYQQFLLNQGGLFHQYVDSMTVFHLL from the exons GATGGCCCTTGATCTTAAAGAAGAGATTTACAATGTCATATTAGCAGCAGCAGAAATGGATTTGTCTAACT atgGCAGTACATTCCAATTTGAATGTGGTGGAGGTGATGATGAAATGTCTGAGGCAGCAGAGAAATTGGTTCAAATGGGAGATGGATTAACACAGAAATATGGAAAAAAAG atTGTGATCAACTTATAGAAGATATCACCCAATGTCTGTTGGCTAAATCTGAAAACATAAATCAGTGGTTAa gtgCGCATGGTGCAGAAATTAATCCAACTCTTGATATCTCTGCA ACATCTGTATTATCTGGAATATATGTTGGATTCAGAGAGAAACTGGGCAGTTATCTGTTTTCTAAGAAAGAAGAGGGCAAAGAGATGCAGGACATTTCTCTGGTGGTCTCCATTGCTAAAGGTGTCTGTAAAAGTCTCCATGACTCCCCTTTTAATGGTGTCAGTTTGGCAGCTACCTTGGCTAGCAACTTCATTGCAGAGAACTATCAACAGTTTCTCCTAAACCAAGGGGGACTG tttcatcaatatgtggattccatgacagtttttcatttattataa
- the LOC106069430 gene encoding uncharacterized protein LOC106069430 isoform X4 yields MALDLKEEIYNVILAAAEMDLSNYGSTFQFECGGGDDEMSEAAEKLVQMGDGLTQKYGKKDCDQLIEDITQCLLAKSENINQWLSAHGAEINPTLDISATSVLSGIYVGFREKLGSYLFSKKEEGKEMQDISLVVSIAKGVCKSLHDSPFNGVSLAATLASNFIAENYQQFLLNQGGLFHQYVDSMTVFHLL; encoded by the exons ATGGCCCTTGATCTTAAAGAAGAGATTTACAATGTCATATTAGCAGCAGCAGAAATGGATTTGTCTAACT atgGCAGTACATTCCAATTTGAATGTGGTGGAGGTGATGATGAAATGTCTGAGGCAGCAGAGAAATTGGTTCAAATGGGAGATGGATTAACACAGAAATATGGAAAAAAAG atTGTGATCAACTTATAGAAGATATCACCCAATGTCTGTTGGCTAAATCTGAAAACATAAATCAGTGGTTAa gtgCGCATGGTGCAGAAATTAATCCAACTCTTGATATCTCTGCA ACATCTGTATTATCTGGAATATATGTTGGATTCAGAGAGAAACTGGGCAGTTATCTGTTTTCTAAGAAAGAAGAGGGCAAAGAGATGCAGGACATTTCTCTGGTGGTCTCCATTGCTAAAGGTGTCTGTAAAAGTCTCCATGACTCCCCTTTTAATGGTGTCAGTTTGGCAGCTACCTTGGCTAGCAACTTCATTGCAGAGAACTATCAACAGTTTCTCCTAAACCAAGGGGGACTG tttcatcaatatgtggattccatgacagtttttcatttattataa